The genomic stretch TTGTCTCGctgatattgaaaataaattttaagaaCAGCTTTGCACATCTAAATGTTAATTCACCTCGAGAGATGTACACTAAATTCTTAATTTCAATTTGCATTCAAAGTAGGTCTTTTGCTcgtgttttgtttattttaagttatacCAGAGAAGTGTGTCTTTTGTCAACTATATTGCTACACTGATATTCAAATGAGGCATGCTgttcacaattaaaaaaaagtatgcattctttttttttcaattttacaaacaGCAAGATGATGATATTTTGTATGTATCCAAATAAACATAAAACACCATGATGGCTTTTAATCATATTTAAGCACATAATATCATGAATACGTTGGAAGGATGTTTCCTTTGGTCATGTGTAAAAAGTCATCTGCGATGATACACCAGAGACGGAATGCAAATTAATGGAGGAAGAACCAACAAAAGACTGTAGTAGATGGACTAGCATTttcgaaaacaaaaacatttataaagtagAAATTAACTCTGACACATAAAACTACAGCGTCCAACACGAAAATAAAAACATCGCCAAAATTGAATTTATAACACATATAGAAGACAAATAAATATACAACAAACGATATAATTTCAAAGTCCTATAAATTAAAAACTAGAAAGTTCGATATGCTCACGTTTGAACTTTACTATGTCAATATACGATTCGATTATGTAGCTAAAATCCAGCAGACAAAAATAAagtttggtatattttttttttttcggtctGCCTGAACTATGTCTAGGTTATTTGTAGCTGACGAAGCAATCAGATTCATATAACTATTTAAAGGAGATACGTAATATAATTCTGTTACGTAATTTGAATATGAGACCATGACATTTTGGGgaattattatttgaaatattaaagtaTGACTATTGTATTTAATTAGACACGTGATGCCTTAGAGACAgcatttttaagaaaaatttgtGACATTGATCACCATATCGAATTGGAAATTAACATATGATGGCAGATTAGTCAAACAATAGATTATAAAAgaccgattttttttataatataaccTGAATAAACTGGTCCGATTGATTGGAAATTCCTAAAGAGACCAAGTCGACAACAGTTATACAAGTTACCAATAGAATGATCGTTATTATAAATGTAAATTGTCTCGCTGATAttgaaaattaatttgatttcaaGAACAGCTTTGCACATCTAAATGTTAATTCACCTCGAGAGATGTACACTAAATTCCCAATTTCAGTTTGCATTCAAAGTAGGGCTTTTGCTCGTGTTTTGTTTATtctcaattatgtggtcatttttataaatttcctgtttataaaactttgaacttttcgaaaaactaaggattttcttatcccaggcatagattaccttagccgtatttggaacaactttttggaattttggattctcaatgctcttcaacttcgtatttgtttggctttttaattattttgatatgagcgtcactgatgagtcttatgtagacgaaacgcgcgtctggcgtactaaattataatcctggtacctttcataactatttacaccactgggtcgatgcctctgctggttgacgtttcgtccccgagggtatcaccagcccagtagtcagcacttcggtgttgacatgaatatcaattatgtggtcatttttataaatttccttgtttataaaactttgaacttttcgaaaaactaatgattttcttatcccaggcatagattaccttagccgtatttggaacaactttttggaattttggattctcaatgctcttcaacttcgtatttgtttggctttataattattttgatatgagcgtcactgatgattcttatgaacgaaacgcgcgtctggcgtactaaattataatcctggtacctttcataactataTACCAGAGAAGTGTGTCTTTTGTCAACTATATTGCTACACAGATATCCAAATGAGGCATGCTgttctcaataaaaaaaagtatgcattctttttttttcaattttataaacagCAAGATGATGATATTTTGTATGTATCCAAATAAACATAAAACACCATGATGGCTTTTAACCGGATTTAAGTACATAATATGTTGGAAGGAAGTTCCCTTTGGTCATGTATAAAAAGTCATTTGCGATGATACACCAGAGACGGAATGCAAATTAATTGAGGAAGAACCAACAAAAGACTGTAGTAGATGGACTagcattttcaaaacaaaaatatttattaagtaaaAATTTACTCCAACAAATAATTGCATCGtccaacatgaaaataaaaacatcgcCAAAATAATATTCCAATGAATTAAAACCTGGAAAGTTCGATATGCTAGCGTTTGAATTTTACTATGTAAATATACCATTCGATTATGTAACTAAAATCCagcagaaaaaaataatgttttgtatattttgtttttgtttcggtCTGACTGAACTACGTCTAGGTTATTTGTAGCTGACGAAGCAATCAGATTCATATAACTATTTAAAGGAGATAAGTAATATAATTCTGTTACGTAATTTGAATATGAGACCATGGCATTTGGgtgaattattatttaaaatattcaggTATGACCATTGTATTTAATTAGACACGTGATGCCTTAGAGACAGCATTTTAAGGGAAACTATGTGAAATTGATCACTATATCGAATTGGAAATTAACATATGATGACAGATAAGTCAAACAATAGATTATAAAAGACCTAATTTCATACCTGAATAAACTTATCCGATTGATTGGAAATTCTAAATTCTCAAAGAGATCAAGACGACACCAGTTATACAAGTTATCAATAGAATGCTcgttattttaaatgtaaattgtCTCGCTGATATTCAAGAACAGTTTTGCCCTTCTAAATTTTAATTCACATCGAGAGATGAACACTAAATTCTTAatttcagtttgcattaaaagTAGGTCTTTTGCTcgtgttttgtttaatttatatttatatcagaGAAGTCTGTCTTTTTTTAACTATATTGCTACACAGATATCTTAATGAGGCATGCTGTtcacaataaaaaataatgcattctttttttttcttcaattttacaaGGAGCAAGCtaatgatattttgtatatatcCAAATAAACATGAGATAACGGCAACACTAAAATACCGTTGTATccattgagagaaaacaaatctgggttacaactaaaaccgagggaaacatcaACTAttcaagaaaaacaaaagaacaacagAACAGCAGAAACTAAGAAGTGCAATAACAATAAACGACAATGCaccatacatagaaacgaactattagataacaactgccatattcctgaattggtacagtacattttaagaaaacaaggGTAGGTTGAACCTAGTGTTGTGGTTCCaaaccaaattataaaaaaaaacaatctaacGGTTGGTACCTGTCTCGCCAGGCGCGAATTTCGTCTGaaaaagacacatcagtgacgctcgagtccaaaaaaattgaaaaggcaaaaaaagtacaaagttgaagagcattgaggaccaaaattcctaaaagttttgccaaatacggctagggtaattaaattcctgaggtagaaaagccctactatttcaaaaattcaaaagtttacgTTATGTCAGAGTTTTAATGATCAaacaatttagatttttttttcatatcatgcaTAACTGATTTATTTCGTCTCGTTTTACATAGGCACACCTACAAACACTTTTTTGTTGGTAGAGACCCgcaatttaaaaattaacaacatattttttcTACGTGTTTTGcttaaatgaaatatatagatatagcaGTCATAGAGATAATAAAAATTTGCAATAAAATTgttaatggaaatggggaatgatgaaatcataatctttcagtcagtttaattgaagtcttgagctggcatgtcagttaactgctagtagtctgttgttatttatgtattattgtcattttgtttattttctttggttacatcttctgacatcagactcggacttctcttgaactgaatgttaatgtgcgtattgttatgcatttacttttctacattggctagaggtatagggggagggttgagatctcacaaacatgtttaaccccgccgcatttttgcgcctgtcccaagtcaggagcctctggcctttgctagtcttgtatttttttaattttagtttcttgtgtacaattcggaaattagtatggcgttcattatcactgaactagtatatatttgtttaggggccagctgaaggacgcctccgggttcgggaatttctcgctacattgaaatcctgttggtgaccttctgctgttgtttttttctacggtcgggttgttgtctctttgacacattccccatttccattctcaattttataatgtatCAATGAATCAACAACTCGACCAAAAAGCATAAACAGCTGAAGGTGACTGGTGGTTCTATAACCCAGCGAGAAAATCTATCACCTAGTTACATGTACTGATTtgccagcttcagacctcaaACGGATTGGACGATTATGCCGTCATCGtataaaaataaagcacaaaacATCCCTATATGgagttaagtatcataccatcctacgttatacgagaagaacataagcCGTGTCAtatcaacaactggttttagaaaaATGTGTATTCCGGGTGCACAGACTATATGAGCAtgatgagtgaatcaatattaacaccAAATGATGCCATTTTGATGACTGGACAGCGGTATCGTAACTAAATCCCATCTtgataagtctgtttaaaggctTGGTTAActttgaggtgaatgccgactatttttgctttgtaaaataattaaccatagaaaattggatgtgaaatacctgaacctGTTGACTTGTGTGTACGAATGATGTActtgtattatatataatatgtacatgAATGATTAAACGACGACCTGAAAAATTGTTCATCAAACTATTTATGTAACAAACATATTCATAATGAAAATGATAAGGATATATATATGGTATTTGATAGCAGAAAGAGATAAAGCATTTGAAGAACCAAGTTTAGGAGCCAATTCAGTTGCTTTAGTGCTAGATGCAAGCGatgtaataattgttttttccTGTTTGACATCAAATTGTATATTAAAGTGTGAAACGTTATGTTTCTTAAGAGTACGTCTGACACCGGTTCCAGTTGTTGGTATATTAGTTATTGGTAAGGAAATGATATGTGTTGGCTTCGGGTTTGAAAACGTTGACGAAAGTGTAGAGGTAATAACTGATTTTGACCGACTAACTGCAGGATTAGAGAAAAATCGAGATGCTGTATTAGAATTACCATTTCCTCCTGCAAATATAGTATTGAATTCTTCGGTAGTAGTGGCGACATTTGAATTAATACTTCTGATAGGTGTACCGTTCTTCCTTTTAGATTTTACTTCTTCGTTAGATGATTTAACATTCCAATTTACAATTGACGTTTGTGCAGTTGTGAGGTAATCTATATCACCGGAAGAATTAAAACCATCATCTAAATTGCCAGAAGAACGTAAATCCTCATTTGTAACTGATATTTTATCATTTGTAGCATTGAAAGTTGAATAGTCTGGCGTTATGTTATTTATCGAAGGAAGACTAGTCGTAGCATCCTTCCTCTGTATCTCTAACGCGCTTGAGGTTTCCAAATATTCATTTTCTCCAGGAGATGTAAAATGTTCAGATAATATACTGTGTAGTAGAGTTGATTGTTTTATTTCTGATATAGTCTTAGTTTTGTGGCTTGTTTCGAGAGTGGTAGTACCAAActtttctttatctttatatttttcaatttccgTTTTCTACTCCAAAAATTGAACACCTGTATCGTCTTGTGTGTGTTCAAAATTTGTTGTAAATCCCATGGATGTTTTGGTGTCTCTCAATAGTTCATTTTTCGTCCCTATAGGTGTTGTGTTACTGTTGAAAGAACTATTACTAGTGTCATCGTTCTTGTTTCTTCCTTACGTGGcggtaaatttgaaatttccCAATTTTTCAGAAGACGTAAAATGTTCGTATGGCTTATTTGGAGTAACAGTTGATTGTTTGATTTCTAATCTAGTATGAGTTTCAACGTTTGTTTCGAATGTAGTTTGCTCCAAGCTTTCTTCATATTcggattttttaatttcagtattTTGCTCTAAAAATGGAATAATCGTGTTTTCTTGTGTATGTTCCAAGCTTGTTGTAACTCTTTTAGGTGTCTTGGTGTCGCTAAATAATTCAATATTCGTTCCCATTGGTGTCGTTTTACTATTGGAAGGATTATTACTAGTGTCATCGTTCTTGTTTCTTCCTAACGTGGTGGTAAATTTGAAATTACCCATTTCTCCAGGAAACGTGAAGTGTTCGTATGGTATATTTGGAAGTACAGTTGATTGTTTCATTTCCGATCTATTCAGTAGTTCGACGTTTGTTTTGAATGTAGTTTGATCAATGATTTCTTCATTGccggatattttatttttagtattttgcTCTATAAATGAAACACTTGTTTCGTGCTGTGTGTGTTCAAAACTTGTTGTTTCTACCATGGATGGTTTGATGTTGCTCAAAAGTACATTATGCGTCCCCATGGGTGTGGTGTTGTAACTGGAAAGCATAGTCATCGTATCATCGTTCTTATTTATTACTAACGTTGCTGTAGTTTTAAAATTTCTCTTTTCTCCAGAAGACGTGACTTGTTCGGGTAATGTACTTGGTAGTAGCGATGATTTTGTTATTTCCGATTTAGTTTGAATTTCTTTGTTTATTTCGAGTGTAGTTTGCTTTAAGTTTTCTTCATTTTCGGAATTTTTTACTTTTCTTCCTTGTTCCGAAAATGGAACACTTGAATCATCTGGTGCTTCTTCAAAGTTTGTAGTAACTCCTATGGACTTCTTGGTTGGAAATTTGCTAAATGATTCCATATTCGAATATCTTGTCGTCTCAATAGGGTTGTTACTATCAGTGAAAGGCTTATTAATCGCAGCGTCGTTCGGGTTTCTTACAAACGTGTCTTTAGATTTAATACTTGTCCTTTCACCAGAAAATGTGAGAGTTTCTAATAATGTACTGGTTACTCCAAGTTTAGTCGAttctgtcattttggtttttgtcGTAGTTTCAATGTTTGTTGTTGGGATAGTTGGACtaacattttgttcatttttgttcttttgttgctTCAAATCTGTAACAGTCATATTTGGTTGTGCAACAAACGGGTCCTGAGTTGTCACGATGTTAGTTTTTCGTAACGAGTCATCCGTCGAAAAGAGCGTCGTTATCTCATTTAGTTTGTTGAAAGCATGTACATCGGTTGTTGAGATTGTGGGcttgatatttttaacatttgatgTCGACTTAAGATCAGTTTTGGACATTGTGGACCTTTCACTGATATTGTTTGTATTGTGTGGATGACTTTTGGAATACGGTGTACGAGGTGTTgatattgttgaattattattTTCTCCTTGTTTGTCATTATTATGGTGCTGATCAGGTGCTAGTGGGATAAATACTTTGTAAGTTGAATGTGCAGTTTCTAATGAAACGTTTGGTATATTTACACTGGACAATGGTGACTCTGTCTTCCCcttctttgatattttatatattcccTCCTTGAAAGTAGTAGTAGGTCGGGTTGGCATTCCATTCAGATTTGCTGTATGTGTTGTAGTAGTTTGATAAGATTTTGTGCTcactatataataaaaataataaaattaagcAACTATAAATATCgtataatatttattattgagACATGCAAATAACTAATGTGTGCCATGTGTATAAATCAGACATGACATCACGTAAATTATAGTAAGTTTATAACTGATATTAACAATACTTTGTTTAtgttatgtttattataaaaacatgaaaataattaaacCTATATTATGTTTTTGATTAATACGTGACGATTATaatcaaggctccgtgttgaaggccgtacattgacctataatggtttactttaaaaaaaaaattgatatttggatggagagttgtctcattggcactcacatcacatcttcctatatctaattacgTTATGTTTATGACTAGGATATGATACTATTcacaattaaggaatgactgtaatattttttccatCTATGAAgaaatttataacataaaaaatgtgatgcacacgGAATAACGCGCGTATCGGGTTATTTAACAGTATGCACAACATTTGTTATGTTATCTCGAATAGACTGACaatatattacagttatttcttataatttaattctaaattccattttttaaaCCGGCATAATTCATAAAAAACGTTGATGAACATGGTCACATGACACAATTGTGTttatgatatgataaacaaaacgacgtcagccaattagaagacgcgttacatcatAAACTAAATTATTATGTTATGTTCATGATTCTGGTATGACGATATTCATCGTAATGTTTTAAAATCTAAAGATATGACGGATACTTATGTTATGTTTATGATTAACACACAAATGCACTAAACTTATGTCATGTTTATGAATATCACAAAACTGTACTGACATTATGTTATCTTTATTATTAGGACATGACAAAACAAATCTCATGTAATGTTTACAATACGGACATGACAGTACCAAACTTAtcttaatttgtttataattgaAACATGACGTTAcaaaatttatgttattttttaatgattaaacCCTTACGATACTAAACTTATGTAATGTTTACGACTAAGACATGGCTATACTAAAGGTGTGATATGTTTGTGATTTAAACATGGGGTACAAAACTTATCTTATGTTTATGATAAACACAAGAATGTACTATACAACTGTTTATGATTAAGACATGGCTATACTGAACGTGTGCTATGTTTATTATTAAGACATGGCTATACTAAACGTGTGCTAGGTTTATGATTAAGACATGGCGTTACTAAACATGTGATATGTTTATGATTAAGACATGGCTTTACTAAACGTGTGCTATGTTTATGATTAAGACATGGCGATACTAAATTTGTGCTATGTTTATGATTAAGACATGACGATACTTAATATGTTCTATGTTTATGATTTAGGCATGGCGATACCAAACTTATCTTACGTTtctgataaacaaaaatatgtactaaacATATGTTTTGTTTATGATTAAGACATGACGATGCTAATATAATGGTAAATATTATACAATGTATTGTCGCAAACACAAGGTAGCTATTTGACCGCACATTGCTTTAATCATTTGTTATTTTATAACAACTGCTAAAGTAGCCAAAGAAACTGCTAGATAAAATAGTTTCCATATTGCTaaacaaatgatatataaaatatatagccATCTTATtggatttgatttattttgaaacGGCAAAAGAAATCAATTTCACATGTTCACTTTTTGATGTAACAGAAAAGtgaaatgtattaattttgtGTCTTGAAAATAGTTCATAATTTTCAAAGTATTTGTTCTGCTAGCCAAAAGAAAAGTGCTGTTAGTATTTGAACGGTTATCCGGAACAATAACACTGTGAATATTTGTCCGGATACCCAAACTATCAgtggtgggattttttttttaagctatCCACTTGAATATTGATGCATCCAGGTGTCATGATAAACCAACAATTATAATGGTTAGTGTTTTCATTATATCTTTGTGTAACAGATTATTACATGGTTATTCCGAACATtgcttttttgtaaaacaaaatatcatttaatgTTAATAACCCTCAATAGACATGCTAGAGACCAAATCACATAAATCTATTACAAACATCAAAAATATTAGCACATTGGTTTTAAAAAGAACCATTTTGTGAGAATGGCGGGAGAGGAATAAGAAGAAAAAGAACTGGGCAAACCAATAATTCTTCAAAATTTGTTTGGGATACTTAATtgaattattcattttatttacataGGATTCTTTCCTGATTAACGGAAGAGGaactcaggagcctgtaattcagtggttgtcgtttgtttatgtgttacatatttgtttttggtccatttttttttttacataaataaggccgttagttttctcgtttgaattgttttacattgtcttatcggggcattttatagctgacaatgccgtatgggctttgctcattgttgaaggccgtacggtgacctatagttgttaatgtctgtgtcattttggtcttttgtggatagttgtctcattggcaatcataccacatcttcttttttataacacagaaaaattgataaatttagtGTTGATTATATCTTAAATACTTTATTCTATAATTACTTTTCTTTACAATACATCATTTGGAAACGATAACAAAAAGGGAGAGGTTGCAATTCAATGATAAGTTATTTCGTCTTAAGACCTAATATCTTGACAAACCCCATTTCCGATACAACaattaaacatattgaaaaacTTTACTTAGCCATGTATTGTTAAAGGAAACTTGCAACACGCCCAATATTGCTTAAAACATATTGATAAAAAGCTGAAACTAATTTTTAAAAACGactgaaaatttttttttttttcagtttttggttttataaaatttattaattgaaagCATGAACATATGATATAGTTTACCGTTATATGTAAGGACCGAACATGTAAAAAGAATAAAACTGCAAATTCGATCTCGAATGTCACGAAAGTCTAGGGACACTATATTAGGTGTTTGGTGTATTTTATATTCCCTGAATTTGATTAATATGCTGAATACATACATTGTCCCAACTTATACATgataaatcaaaaaaaaaatggcatttgtaaaaaaaaaaccaatacctTCGATCTTGTACTATCTAACTAAATAATTAAGGTTATAAAATATCATGATTTGCGGTTCTATTGTCCATGCATGTGTTGAAGagagaaaaatagacaaaacttATTTTAATTAATGTACTCAATTTAAGTTAATATGtactcatttttttaaaattcaaacatgtttattcatagtggattgggaaacaaattTTGCAACTTATAGTAATCCCTTTCCACTGTTCGGTTGCGAGTgatgccttgtagcggcattagcctgttctttttcgaaatctacaagggtgtctttaacgtgcaagagatatagctctctcttaacacgggtcagccatgatttatcgtccccttccgacggactatcatcattTCCTCGAGACTATACTCGCAAATTGTACTCATTTTAAGTAAATATGTACTAATTTTCAATTAATATCCTTTTAAGTATTGTACTCGTTTTAAATAATGTACTCACCAACCTCTCCTGCGCTCTGTAGGAATTTTGAGCAGACGAACAAAATGGCTACACAGTTCCATAAGTCTACAACCtgtttgaaaataatgataagaAATACGTAAAATAACATTATTGATAATAGACAGTGAAAAACTTCGTGCAATTTACGAAAATCGCTcaagataaaatattataaagataAAGTTTTCGAAGCGGCTTTTTAAGTTCTTTCTATTTTGTAATAATATATGATATTTAAAGGAATTTTATTATTGTGTAGAGTTTGACACTCTTCAAAATCTAAGTATTCACAAATTTCAAATCTTAAGTACTCTATGCTCAAAGCCATTGAACTACTGGCACTTCAATTCACTTGGTTAAGATCAAAAGTACCATGAATAAGTCCAAAACAATGCACTGTTATAACATCAAAGGTACCAATcttactgcaccagatgcgcattttgacaataaaagTCTTTTCAGATATTTTGGAGGCCACTATATGTTTTACATGTATGTCCTCATAAGCACTATCAGATCTAACTATTTTACCGGTGTACGATTTAGGAACCCATAAATGCCGGCATCGGTTTATTTCATATGTGTATGAACGATTGGACAGGGGAGAGCATATTTCCCATTTCCCTACCAATTACTCCCACTACTCTTCATTGTCTTCCCCTAAAATGTAATTTCCTTACTCCCACTTCCTGTCTTATATGTTCTCCAAGATGAAAAGGTCTGAGAATACAGTTGTGTCGACGTCGTATAGCACTTCTTTTAGACAAATAacgcaaataaa from Mytilus edulis chromosome 7, xbMytEdul2.2, whole genome shotgun sequence encodes the following:
- the LOC139482170 gene encoding uncharacterized protein, whose protein sequence is MLFYVFLIIIFKQVVDLWNCVAILFVCSKFLQSAGEVVSTKSYQTTTTHTANLNGMPTRPTTTFKEGIYKISKKGKTESPLSSVNIPNVSLETAHSTYKVFIPLAPDQHHNNDKQGENNNSTISTPRTPYSKSHPHNTNNISERSTMSKTDLKSTSNVKNIKPTISTTDVHAFNKLNEITTLFSTDDSLRKTNIVTTQDPFVAQPNMTVTDLKQQKNKNEQNVSPTIPTTNIETTTKTKMTESTKLGVTSTLLETLTFSGERTSIKSKDTFVRNPNDAAINKPFTDSNNPIETTRYSNMESFSKFPTKKSIGVTTNFEEAPDDSSVPFSEQGRKVKNSENEENLKQTTLEINKEIQTKSEITKSSLLPSTLPEQVTSSGEKRNFKTTATLVINKNDDTMTMLSSYNTTPMGTHNVLLSNIKPSMVETTSFEHTQHETSVSFIEQNTKNKISGNEEIIDQTTFKTNVELLNRSEMKQSTVLPNIPYEHFTFPGEMGNFKFTTTLGRNKNDDTSNNPSNSKTTPMGTNIELFSDTKTPKRVTTSLEHTQENTIIPFLEQNTEIKKSEYEESLEQTTFETNVETHTRLEIKQSTVTPNKPYEHFTSSEKLGNFKFTAT